The proteins below are encoded in one region of Streptomyces sp. NBC_00490:
- the yicI gene encoding alpha-xylosidase, which yields MKFTDGYWLMRPGCTARYAAEVADVRADDHRLTLYAPVKHVSRRGQTLNSPLLTVECWSPAEGIIGVRTTHHAGSVRRGPEFTLSGADAEAGKVHQDGAVLELTSGELTLRVDTEQPWQLEFTADGRVLTSAGERGTGFVTDAEGHHHMVGQLALDVGELVYGLGERFTPFVKNGQTVDIWQADGGTSSEQAYKNIPFHLTNRGYGVFVNHPGKVSYEVGSESVGQVQFSVEDQSLEYFIVYGPTPKQILERYTALTGRPALPPAWALGLWLTTSFTTDYDEATVGRFIDGMAERGIPLSVFHFDCFWMRGYQWCDFAWDSDTFPDPAGMLSRLRQQGLRVSVWINPYIAQKSALFEEGMREGYLVRRPDGSVWQWDLWQPGMALVDFTNPAARDWYTGKLKTLLDQGVDCFKTDFGERIPTDVVWHDGSDPERMHNYYTHLFNAAVFELLRAERGEGEALLFARSATAGGQQYPVHWGGDCESHFRAMAESLRGGLSLGLSGFGFWSHDIGGFEGTPTPAVFKRWVQFGLLSSHSRLHGSKSYRVPWDYGEEAVDVTREFTLLKHRLAPYLQRAAQQAHTTGVPVMRAMVLEFPDDPAAASVDRQYMLGDDLLVAPVFTDDGTVEYYVPEGTWTNVLTGAQVTGPRWAREQHDFHTLPLLARPDSVIALGADDQHPVSAWADGVELRVHAFADGAEQTVVIPSPDGPGETARFHLRRLGDRLHVSTDSPHAWQLRIGGPNATVHTWPAGTPEAELPYPA from the coding sequence ATGAAGTTCACGGACGGTTACTGGCTGATGCGTCCGGGCTGCACCGCCCGCTATGCGGCCGAGGTCGCCGACGTCCGCGCCGACGACCACCGACTGACCCTGTACGCACCCGTCAAGCACGTGAGCCGGCGCGGGCAGACCCTCAACAGCCCGCTGCTGACCGTGGAGTGCTGGTCCCCAGCCGAGGGAATCATCGGCGTACGGACCACCCACCACGCCGGATCGGTGCGCCGGGGACCGGAGTTCACACTGTCCGGTGCCGATGCGGAGGCCGGCAAGGTGCACCAGGACGGCGCGGTACTGGAGCTGACATCCGGTGAACTGACGCTGCGGGTGGACACGGAGCAGCCGTGGCAGCTGGAGTTCACCGCCGACGGACGCGTCCTGACGTCCGCCGGTGAGCGCGGCACCGGTTTCGTCACCGACGCCGAGGGCCATCACCACATGGTCGGCCAACTCGCCCTGGACGTGGGGGAACTGGTCTACGGGCTGGGTGAGCGATTCACCCCGTTCGTCAAGAACGGGCAGACGGTGGACATCTGGCAGGCCGACGGCGGCACCAGCAGCGAACAGGCGTACAAGAACATCCCCTTCCACCTGACCAACCGTGGGTACGGCGTCTTCGTGAACCACCCCGGCAAGGTCAGTTACGAGGTCGGCTCGGAGAGCGTCGGACAGGTCCAGTTCAGCGTCGAGGACCAGTCGCTGGAGTACTTCATCGTCTACGGCCCGACGCCGAAGCAGATCCTGGAGCGCTACACCGCGCTCACCGGCCGCCCGGCGCTGCCCCCCGCCTGGGCCCTGGGCCTGTGGCTGACCACGTCGTTCACGACCGACTACGACGAGGCCACGGTGGGCCGTTTCATCGACGGCATGGCCGAGCGCGGCATCCCGCTGAGCGTCTTCCACTTCGACTGCTTCTGGATGCGCGGCTACCAGTGGTGCGACTTCGCCTGGGACTCCGACACCTTCCCCGACCCGGCCGGCATGCTGAGCAGGCTCCGGCAGCAGGGGCTGCGGGTCTCCGTCTGGATCAATCCGTACATCGCGCAGAAGTCGGCACTGTTCGAGGAGGGCATGCGCGAGGGCTACCTCGTGCGGCGCCCGGACGGCAGCGTGTGGCAGTGGGATCTGTGGCAGCCCGGCATGGCGCTGGTGGACTTCACCAACCCGGCCGCGCGCGACTGGTACACCGGCAAACTGAAGACGCTGCTCGACCAGGGCGTGGACTGCTTCAAGACCGACTTCGGCGAGCGCATCCCCACCGACGTCGTCTGGCACGACGGCTCCGACCCCGAGCGGATGCACAACTACTACACCCACCTCTTCAACGCGGCCGTCTTCGAACTGCTGCGCGCCGAGCGGGGCGAGGGCGAGGCGCTGCTGTTCGCCCGCTCCGCCACGGCGGGCGGCCAGCAGTACCCGGTCCACTGGGGCGGCGACTGCGAGTCCCACTTCAGAGCCATGGCCGAGTCGCTGCGCGGCGGACTTTCTCTCGGTCTGTCCGGCTTCGGTTTCTGGAGCCATGACATCGGCGGCTTCGAGGGCACCCCGACTCCGGCCGTGTTCAAGCGCTGGGTGCAGTTCGGGCTGCTCTCCTCGCACAGCCGCCTGCACGGCAGCAAGTCGTACCGCGTGCCGTGGGACTACGGCGAGGAGGCCGTCGACGTCACCCGCGAGTTCACCCTGCTCAAGCACCGCCTGGCCCCGTACCTCCAGCGCGCCGCGCAGCAGGCGCACACCACCGGTGTCCCGGTCATGCGCGCCATGGTGCTGGAGTTCCCCGACGACCCGGCCGCCGCCTCCGTCGACCGGCAGTACATGCTCGGCGACGATCTGCTCGTCGCCCCGGTCTTCACCGACGACGGCACCGTCGAGTACTACGTGCCGGAAGGCACCTGGACCAATGTGCTGACGGGCGCTCAGGTCACCGGCCCCCGCTGGGCCCGTGAGCAGCACGACTTCCACACCCTGCCGCTGCTGGCCCGCCCGGACTCGGTCATCGCGCTGGGCGCCGACGACCAGCACCCGGTCTCCGCCTGGGCGGACGGCGTCGAGCTGCGGGTGCATGCCTTCGCCGACGGCGCCGAGCAGACCGTGGTGATCCCCAGCCCCGACGGCCCCGGTGAGACGGCGCGCTTCCACCTGCGCCGCCTGGGCGACCGCCTGCACGTGAGCACCGACAGCCCGCACGCGTGGCAGCTGCGGATCGGTGGCCCGAACGCCACCGTGCACACCTGGCCCGCCGGAACACCGGAGGCTGAGCTGCCGTATCCGGCCTGA
- a CDS encoding GH1 family beta-glucosidase, whose product MGAFLPAGFRFGAATAAYQIEGAHDQDGRGPSIWDTFSHTPDRTLRGATGDTACDHYHRYREDIGLLRELGVDGYRFSIAWPRLVPEGTGPVNAKGLDFYDRLIDELLAAGVAPAVTLYHWDLPQALEDRGGWRIRETAEAFAQYAALAAERYGDRVERWITLNEPYCSAFVGYAEGRHAPGAREGRGALAAAHHLLVAHGLAVPALRAAGAREIGITLNLDRIHAASDRPEDRAALRRAETLHNDIWTEPLLAGRYPLHEDETWAGLADGPWRLPGDLDLIGAPLDFLGINFYRPLTVTDAPHQVADPQQRTAVDVGVAELDPYGTRHTTMGWPVVPSAFTELLRDLDARYPHLPPIWITENGSAEADTVSPDGHVHDPDRIRYLTDHLAAVADAIAAGVDVRGYYAWSLLDNFEWARGYDQRFGLVHIDYDTQDRTPKDSYHWYRGLISAHRARTEEAAR is encoded by the coding sequence GTGGGTGCTTTCCTCCCCGCGGGCTTCCGTTTCGGAGCCGCGACCGCCGCCTACCAGATCGAGGGGGCCCACGACCAGGACGGCCGCGGCCCTTCCATCTGGGACACCTTCAGCCACACCCCCGACCGCACCCTGCGCGGCGCCACCGGCGACACCGCCTGCGACCACTACCACCGCTACCGCGAGGACATCGGCCTGCTGCGCGAGCTGGGCGTCGACGGCTACCGGTTCTCGATCGCCTGGCCCCGCCTGGTGCCCGAGGGCACCGGGCCCGTCAACGCCAAGGGCCTGGATTTCTACGACCGGTTGATCGACGAGCTCTTGGCCGCCGGTGTCGCACCCGCCGTCACGCTCTATCACTGGGACCTGCCCCAGGCACTGGAAGACCGCGGTGGCTGGCGCATCAGGGAGACCGCCGAGGCCTTCGCGCAGTACGCGGCCCTCGCCGCCGAGCGCTACGGGGACCGGGTGGAGCGCTGGATCACCCTCAACGAGCCCTACTGCTCCGCCTTCGTCGGCTACGCCGAGGGACGGCACGCACCCGGCGCCCGAGAGGGCCGCGGCGCGCTGGCCGCCGCTCACCACCTGCTGGTCGCCCACGGCCTCGCCGTACCCGCGCTGCGCGCCGCGGGCGCCCGGGAGATCGGCATCACCCTCAACCTCGACCGTATCCATGCCGCCTCCGACCGGCCCGAGGACCGCGCCGCCCTGCGCCGCGCCGAAACCCTGCACAACGACATCTGGACGGAACCGCTCCTCGCCGGCCGCTACCCCCTCCATGAGGACGAGACCTGGGCCGGGCTCGCCGACGGCCCCTGGCGGCTGCCCGGCGACCTGGACCTGATCGGCGCCCCGCTGGACTTCCTGGGCATCAACTTCTACCGGCCCCTCACCGTGACGGACGCGCCCCATCAGGTGGCCGACCCCCAGCAGCGCACCGCCGTGGACGTGGGCGTGGCCGAACTGGATCCGTACGGCACCCGGCACACCACCATGGGCTGGCCGGTCGTGCCGTCCGCGTTCACGGAACTGCTCCGCGACCTCGACGCCCGCTACCCACACCTGCCGCCGATCTGGATCACCGAGAACGGCTCCGCGGAGGCCGACACGGTCTCCCCCGACGGCCATGTCCACGACCCCGACCGCATCCGCTACCTGACCGACCACCTCGCCGCCGTGGCCGACGCCATCGCCGCCGGCGTCGACGTACGCGGGTACTACGCCTGGTCGCTGCTCGACAACTTCGAGTGGGCGCGCGGCTACGACCAGCGCTTCGGACTGGTCCACATCGACTACGACACCCAGGACCGCACCCCGAAGGACAGCTACCACTGGTACCGGGGCCTGATCAGCGCGCACCGCGCGCGGACGGAGGAAGCTGCCCGATGA
- a CDS encoding beta-galactosidase, producing MTADLPARVLFGAAYYHEYQPYERLKADLDLMAEAKFTVIRVGESVWSTWEPENGRFELDWLRPVLDGAHERGISVVLGTPTYAVPPWLARQYPEIAAEDAAGRRAAWGGRQEVDYTHPAFRFHAERVIRRIVARYASHPAVIGFQVDNEPGTRIAHNHGVFQRFVDDLRQRYGDVENLNREWGLTYWSHRLSTWADLWKPEGNAQPQYDLAWQAFEARQTTEFITWQADIVREYARPGQFVTTCLAYGSPGLEDDELTDSLDVTAGNPYYDMQDSLTMPEPPREKLPGQWMAYGAWALHHSADRIYSSRQEPFLITETNAQAIGGTSDNRPAFDGQWRQAAWALVARGARMIEYWHWHTLHFGTETYWGGILPHSGRPGRVYRELARLGAEFERAGDLVAGLTPDADIAMVYSAPSKWLMRTYPPLADPDGGPDAHAYEGIFEPFYRGAFEAGRQVRILHTRQLHDPSGERPGVTPELAAHRHPVLIAPGLYVADDGTLDWLGAYAEAGGHLVLGPRTGYGDHEARARHEVTPARLVRAAGVRYDEFSNLHADLALRTAPDSPLQLPDDAVATRWVEGLAVEDADVLAEYDHPHFGRWPAVTTRRHGAGRVTCVGTVPGRSLARALAVWLAPSSRSGWQDLPDSVTVATGTPPDGWRVHVVHNWNWQPATAQAPVDLTDALDGSVLPAGTPVRLGAWDVRVLAAAPGSAAQDR from the coding sequence ATGACTGCTGACCTGCCCGCGCGCGTCCTCTTCGGCGCCGCCTACTACCACGAGTACCAGCCCTACGAGCGGCTCAAGGCCGACCTCGATCTCATGGCGGAGGCGAAGTTCACCGTCATCCGCGTCGGTGAGTCGGTGTGGTCCACCTGGGAACCGGAGAACGGCCGGTTCGAACTGGACTGGCTGCGGCCCGTCCTCGACGGCGCCCACGAGCGCGGCATCTCCGTCGTCCTCGGCACTCCGACGTACGCGGTGCCGCCCTGGCTCGCCCGCCAGTACCCGGAGATCGCCGCTGAGGACGCCGCCGGGCGCCGCGCCGCGTGGGGCGGCCGCCAGGAGGTGGACTACACCCACCCCGCGTTCCGCTTCCACGCGGAGCGGGTGATCCGCCGGATCGTCGCCCGGTACGCCTCGCACCCCGCCGTCATCGGCTTCCAGGTGGACAACGAGCCCGGCACGCGGATCGCGCACAACCACGGCGTCTTCCAGCGGTTCGTGGACGATCTGCGGCAGCGCTACGGCGATGTGGAGAACCTCAACCGCGAGTGGGGGCTGACCTACTGGTCGCACCGGCTGAGCACCTGGGCGGACCTGTGGAAGCCTGAGGGCAATGCCCAGCCCCAGTACGACCTGGCCTGGCAGGCGTTCGAGGCACGGCAGACCACCGAGTTCATCACGTGGCAGGCCGACATCGTGCGCGAGTACGCGCGGCCCGGCCAGTTCGTCACCACGTGCCTCGCCTACGGCTCTCCCGGCCTGGAGGACGACGAGCTCACCGACAGCCTGGACGTCACCGCGGGCAATCCGTACTACGACATGCAGGACAGCCTCACCATGCCGGAGCCGCCGCGCGAGAAGCTGCCGGGGCAGTGGATGGCGTACGGGGCGTGGGCGCTGCACCACAGCGCCGACCGGATCTACTCCTCGCGCCAGGAGCCGTTCCTGATCACGGAGACCAACGCCCAGGCCATCGGCGGCACTTCGGACAACCGTCCCGCCTTCGACGGGCAGTGGCGGCAGGCCGCGTGGGCGCTGGTCGCGCGCGGAGCCCGCATGATCGAGTACTGGCACTGGCACACGCTGCACTTCGGCACGGAGACGTACTGGGGCGGAATCCTTCCGCACAGCGGACGGCCGGGGCGCGTCTACCGGGAACTCGCCCGGCTGGGCGCCGAGTTCGAGCGTGCCGGAGACCTGGTCGCCGGGCTCACACCGGACGCGGACATCGCGATGGTGTACTCGGCGCCGAGCAAGTGGCTGATGCGCACGTATCCGCCGCTGGCGGACCCGGACGGCGGTCCGGACGCGCACGCGTACGAGGGGATCTTCGAACCGTTCTACCGGGGTGCGTTCGAGGCGGGACGGCAGGTACGCATCCTGCACACCCGCCAGTTGCACGACCCGAGCGGCGAACGCCCCGGCGTCACACCGGAGTTGGCGGCCCACCGGCACCCCGTGCTCATCGCACCGGGGCTGTACGTGGCCGACGACGGGACGCTCGACTGGCTCGGCGCCTACGCGGAGGCGGGCGGCCACCTCGTCCTCGGTCCCCGCACCGGCTACGGCGACCATGAGGCACGGGCCCGCCACGAGGTGACACCGGCGCGACTGGTGCGGGCCGCGGGCGTCCGGTACGACGAGTTCAGCAACCTGCACGCCGACCTGGCGCTGCGCACCGCACCGGACAGCCCGCTCCAGCTGCCGGACGACGCGGTGGCCACCCGTTGGGTGGAGGGCCTGGCCGTCGAGGACGCCGACGTGCTGGCCGAGTACGACCACCCGCACTTCGGGCGCTGGCCCGCCGTCACCACCCGCCGCCACGGCGCGGGCCGCGTCACGTGCGTGGGCACCGTGCCCGGCCGCAGTCTGGCCCGCGCACTCGCCGTGTGGCTCGCGCCCTCCTCGCGCAGCGGCTGGCAGGACCTGCCGGACTCGGTCACCGTCGCCACCGGCACCCCGCCCGATGGCTGGCGCGTCCATGTCGTCCACAACTGGAACTGGCAGCCGGCCACCGCCCAGGCCCCGGTGGACCTGACCGACGCCCTGGACGGCAGCGTGCTCCCGGCCGGTACACCCGTGCGGCTCGGTGCCTGGGATGTCCGCGTCCTCGCCGCCGCACCGGGGTCTGCCGCGCAGGACCGGTGA
- a CDS encoding xanthine dehydrogenase family protein molybdopterin-binding subunit, translated as MADTDTALGAPAERREGRDKVTGVARYAAEHTVSGRVHAWPVAAAVASGSVRAIDAGAALRLPGVLTVLTHENAPRLTDPDDPTLAVLQNSRVPHRGWPVALVVAETLEAARSGAAAVRVEYAAGDHDVTLTEDHPGAYVPDEANGGYPAQREQGDPEGAFASAAVRVDAGYRVPPLHNHPMEPHAATARWDDGRLVVHDSSQGATVVRATLAALFRLPEDRVTVMSEHVGGGFGSKGTPRPHVVLAAMAARQTGRPVTVALPRRLLPALVGHRAPTLHRLRLGATEQGSLTSLRHEVTTHTSRIKEFVEQAAVPARIMYAAPNSRTGHRVVPLDVPSPSWMRAPGEAPGMYALESAMDELAVELGMDPVELRIANEPDTEPDSDKPFSSRHLVECLREGARRFDWSHRDPRPGTRSAGPLLLGSGVAAAMYPVLIQPSTATAQARPDGSFVVRVNATDIGTGARTVLAQVAADALGVPLEAVRTEIGNSDLPSASLAGGSSGTASWGWAVHQACTRLRATLAEHTGPLPEPGLTASADTQGSADADSDYSRHAFGAHFAEVGVDTVTGEVRVRRLLGVYAAGRILNARTARSQFIGGMTMGLGMALTEGSTMDAAFGDFTEADLAAYHVPAHADVPAVEAHWIDEDDPHLNPMGSKGIGEIGIVGTAAAIGNAVHHATGVRYRELPLTPDRVLAGLP; from the coding sequence ATGGCCGACACCGACACCGCGCTGGGCGCGCCCGCCGAGCGGCGGGAGGGCCGTGACAAGGTCACCGGCGTGGCCCGATACGCCGCCGAACACACCGTCTCCGGCCGGGTCCACGCGTGGCCCGTGGCCGCCGCCGTCGCGAGTGGTTCGGTCCGCGCGATCGACGCCGGCGCGGCCCTGCGGCTCCCCGGGGTCCTGACCGTGCTCACCCACGAGAACGCTCCCCGGCTCACCGACCCCGACGACCCCACCCTCGCCGTACTGCAGAACTCCCGGGTACCGCACCGCGGTTGGCCGGTCGCCCTGGTCGTCGCCGAGACGCTGGAAGCGGCCCGGTCGGGTGCCGCGGCGGTGCGTGTCGAGTACGCCGCGGGGGATCATGACGTAACGCTCACCGAGGACCATCCGGGGGCGTACGTCCCCGACGAGGCCAACGGCGGCTACCCGGCCCAGCGGGAACAGGGCGATCCCGAGGGCGCGTTCGCGTCCGCCGCGGTCCGCGTCGACGCCGGCTACCGGGTGCCGCCCCTGCACAACCATCCCATGGAACCGCACGCGGCCACCGCCCGCTGGGACGACGGCCGGCTCGTCGTACACGACTCGAGCCAAGGCGCCACGGTCGTACGAGCCACACTCGCCGCGCTGTTCCGGCTTCCCGAGGACCGGGTCACCGTCATGTCCGAGCACGTCGGCGGCGGCTTCGGGTCCAAGGGGACCCCGCGCCCCCACGTGGTGCTCGCCGCGATGGCGGCGCGGCAGACCGGTCGCCCTGTCACCGTCGCCCTGCCCCGCCGCCTCCTGCCCGCCCTCGTCGGCCATCGCGCGCCCACCCTGCACCGCCTCCGCCTCGGCGCCACCGAACAGGGCTCCCTCACCTCGCTCCGGCACGAGGTCACCACCCACACATCCCGCATCAAGGAGTTCGTCGAACAGGCAGCCGTGCCCGCCCGCATCATGTACGCCGCGCCGAACAGCCGGACCGGCCACCGTGTCGTACCGCTGGACGTTCCCAGCCCGTCCTGGATGCGCGCGCCCGGCGAGGCACCGGGCATGTACGCCCTGGAGTCGGCCATGGACGAACTCGCCGTGGAACTCGGGATGGACCCCGTCGAACTGCGCATCGCGAACGAGCCGGACACCGAACCGGACAGCGACAAACCGTTCAGCAGCCGGCATCTCGTCGAGTGTCTGCGTGAGGGCGCCCGGCGCTTCGACTGGTCGCACCGGGATCCGCGGCCGGGCACCCGTTCCGCGGGCCCCCTGCTGCTGGGATCGGGGGTGGCGGCCGCGATGTATCCCGTGCTGATCCAGCCCTCCACCGCGACCGCTCAGGCGCGGCCGGACGGCAGCTTCGTCGTACGGGTCAACGCGACCGACATCGGCACCGGTGCCCGCACGGTCCTCGCGCAGGTCGCCGCCGACGCCCTCGGCGTTCCACTGGAGGCGGTCCGTACCGAGATCGGGAACAGTGACCTGCCGTCAGCTTCACTGGCCGGCGGTTCCTCGGGCACCGCCTCCTGGGGATGGGCGGTCCACCAGGCGTGCACACGGCTGCGCGCGACTCTCGCGGAACACACGGGGCCCCTGCCCGAGCCGGGTCTCACCGCGAGCGCCGACACGCAAGGCAGCGCGGACGCCGACAGCGACTACTCCCGGCACGCCTTCGGCGCCCACTTCGCCGAGGTCGGCGTCGACACGGTCACCGGAGAGGTCCGGGTCCGCCGCCTGTTGGGCGTGTACGCGGCGGGGCGGATACTCAACGCCCGTACCGCCCGCTCTCAGTTCATCGGGGGAATGACGATGGGCCTGGGCATGGCCCTGACCGAGGGCAGCACCATGGACGCCGCGTTCGGTGATTTCACCGAGGCGGACCTGGCCGCCTACCACGTACCCGCCCACGCCGACGTGCCCGCCGTCGAGGCCCACTGGATCGACGAGGACGACCCCCATCTCAACCCGATGGGCAGCAAGGGCATCGGCGAGATCGGGATCGTGGGCACGGCCGCGGCCATCGGCAACGCGGTCCACCACGCCACCGGTGTCCGGTACCGCGAACTGCCCCTGACGCCGGACCGCGTGCTGGCCGGCCTCCCGTAG
- a CDS encoding FAD binding domain-containing protein: MKPFGYIRAGSAEEAADAYASHPGARYLGGGTNLVDLMKLGVEEPTTLVDVSRLPLDSVEALPDGELRIGATVRNSDLAAHPLVRDRYPVLSQALLAGASGQLRNIATTGGNLLQRTRCPYFQDTAKPCNKREPGSGCGARDGVHRDHAVLGHSPQCVATHPSDMAVALSALDARVELYGTDGERSVPAAEFHRLPGDHPERDTEIRPGELITAVVLPAAAAGLPSLYRKARDRASYAFALASVAVVLHTGDGVVQHAGIAFGALAHRPWRARRAEEALLGAAPTTAAFERAVDLELSAAQPLRDNAYKVRLARNLALDVLTRLAPPTDT, from the coding sequence GTGAAGCCCTTCGGATACATCCGCGCGGGCAGCGCCGAGGAGGCGGCCGACGCGTACGCCTCGCATCCCGGCGCGCGGTATCTCGGCGGCGGCACCAATCTCGTCGATCTGATGAAGCTCGGCGTGGAAGAGCCGACCACACTCGTCGACGTCAGCCGGCTGCCCCTGGACTCGGTGGAGGCGCTGCCCGACGGCGAGCTGCGGATCGGGGCCACCGTCCGCAACAGCGACCTCGCGGCCCACCCTCTGGTCCGTGACCGCTACCCGGTGCTCTCACAGGCGCTGCTCGCAGGCGCCTCCGGGCAGCTGCGCAACATCGCCACCACGGGCGGCAACCTTCTCCAGCGCACCCGCTGCCCCTATTTCCAGGACACCGCCAAACCCTGCAACAAGCGCGAGCCCGGCAGCGGCTGCGGCGCCCGGGACGGCGTCCATCGCGACCACGCGGTGCTCGGCCATTCCCCGCAGTGCGTCGCCACGCATCCCTCCGACATGGCCGTAGCCCTGTCCGCCCTCGACGCCCGCGTCGAGTTGTACGGGACCGACGGCGAACGCTCCGTCCCCGCCGCCGAGTTCCATCGGCTGCCCGGCGACCACCCCGAGCGTGACACCGAGATCCGCCCCGGCGAACTCATCACCGCGGTCGTCCTGCCGGCCGCCGCGGCCGGGCTGCCGTCCCTGTACCGCAAGGCCCGCGACCGTGCCTCGTACGCCTTCGCCCTCGCCTCCGTCGCCGTGGTCCTGCACACCGGCGACGGCGTCGTCCAGCACGCCGGGATCGCTTTCGGCGCGCTGGCCCACCGGCCCTGGCGCGCCCGGCGCGCGGAGGAGGCCCTGCTGGGCGCCGCGCCCACGACGGCCGCCTTCGAGCGTGCCGTGGACCTCGAACTCTCCGCCGCCCAGCCCCTGCGCGACAACGCCTACAAAGTGCGTCTGGCCCGCAATCTCGCCCTCGACGTCCTGACCAGGCTGGCGCCGCCGACCGACACCTGA
- a CDS encoding (2Fe-2S)-binding protein → MDSDAARATSASSGSHHSDVTLRVNGKPHTLTVDHRSVLLDVLREDLDLIGAKKGCDHGQCGACTVLVDGRRANSCLLPAVALDGGDITTVEGLSGDGEDLHPLQRAFLDRDAFQCGYCTPGQICSALGAVAEAAAGHPSHVTDPAVPSGQPVPLGADEIRERLSGNLCRCGAYPHIVEAVQDVIS, encoded by the coding sequence ATGGATTCCGACGCCGCGCGCGCTACCTCCGCCTCATCCGGCAGCCACCACTCGGACGTCACGCTGCGGGTGAATGGCAAGCCGCACACGCTCACCGTCGATCACCGTTCCGTCCTGCTGGACGTGCTGCGTGAGGACCTCGACCTCATCGGCGCCAAAAAGGGCTGTGACCACGGCCAGTGCGGCGCCTGCACGGTCCTGGTCGACGGCCGCCGGGCCAACAGCTGCCTGCTGCCCGCCGTCGCCCTGGACGGCGGCGACATCACGACCGTCGAAGGACTCTCGGGCGACGGCGAGGACCTCCATCCGCTCCAGCGCGCCTTCCTGGACCGCGACGCCTTTCAGTGCGGCTACTGCACCCCGGGACAGATCTGCAGCGCCCTGGGCGCGGTCGCCGAGGCGGCGGCCGGCCATCCCTCCCACGTCACCGACCCCGCCGTCCCCTCCGGGCAGCCCGTGCCGCTGGGCGCGGACGAGATCCGTGAGCGGCTCAGCGGCAACCTCTGCCGTTGTGGCGCCTACCCGCACATCGTCGAAGCCGTCCAGGACGTGATCTCGTGA
- a CDS encoding DUF5709 domain-containing protein, giving the protein MGSQNDDVMGDEVYQPQGTDDREDEGVLDPEDTLSDRGSDPYDEGWSPPERPLAVDHQGTTGREQHEGESLDQRLAEERTDPALEEPGADDLVGDLPGGQEDPLDAKAGADRTGLLAAEDEGAREDAEKDMIADDIGIDGGAASAEEAAVHRVPDEDDTLP; this is encoded by the coding sequence ATGGGAAGCCAGAACGACGACGTCATGGGTGACGAGGTCTACCAGCCCCAGGGCACCGACGACCGTGAGGACGAGGGCGTCCTGGATCCGGAGGACACGCTCAGTGACCGGGGCAGCGACCCCTACGACGAGGGCTGGTCACCCCCCGAGCGTCCGCTCGCCGTGGATCATCAGGGCACCACCGGTCGTGAGCAGCACGAGGGCGAGAGTCTGGACCAGAGGCTGGCCGAGGAACGTACGGATCCGGCGCTCGAGGAGCCCGGCGCGGACGATCTCGTAGGGGACCTCCCGGGCGGGCAGGAGGATCCGCTGGACGCGAAGGCGGGTGCGGACCGGACGGGCCTCCTCGCGGCTGAGGACGAAGGCGCGCGCGAGGACGCCGAGAAGGACATGATCGCCGACGACATCGGCATCGACGGCGGCGCGGCCTCCGCGGAAGAGGCCGCCGTCCACCGTGTTCCGGACGAGGACGACACCTTGCCGTAG